In the Candidatus Poribacteria bacterium genome, TAGTAGTCGGCATGCTGGCTAAACTGATTTCGGACGGTGGTGTGTATGGACTTCATATCAGTTTTCGGTCTGGGTTGAGGATGACTGATGACTAATTAAAAAGAATAACCCCGCGTGCGTTTTCTCCGGCTTCCATGTCCGCAAACGCCTCGTTAATCTGCTCAAGGCAATACTGCCGTGTGATGAGTTCATCCAGTTTTAAGGTGCCTTCCTCGTAAAGACTCAGCAGTTTTGGCATATCCACCCGCGGTTGGCATGAACCGTAGAATGAACCGATTAACCGTTTTTCACTTGAGACAAAGCGTTGTGCTGGAATACTGAACTCGGATTCATGATGTGCCATCCCTACGATAACAGCACTCCCAGCGGGTCGGACCATATCATATGCTTGCACAATCGTTTTGGGATTCCCAATGACCTCAAAGGCGTAATCTACACCCAAGCCGTTTGTTAGTTCACGGACCGCTTCAACTGGATCACCCTCAGCAGCATTGACAACATCTGTAGCCCCAAAATTTTTAGCGAAGTTGAGTTTTTTCTCTGTTATATCAACAGCGATAATGCGTTCTGCTTGTGCAAGCACGGCACCTTGAATTGCGTTCAAACCGACACCGCCGGTGCCGATAACCGCTACGGTGCTACCGGGTTCTACCTTTGCGGTATTGAGTACTGCACCAACGCCTGTCGTTACGCTACACCCCACGAGTGCTGCCTTCTCTAAAGAGTAATGCGTGTCGATCTTCACAAGGTTTTGCTGTGGAACGACCATGTATTCGGACATTGTCGCGATCCGTGCCATCTGGAGGATACCATCGCCTGAGTTGTTATAGAGACGATATGTGCCATCCAATTGGAAACCGCGTGCTACATCGTAAGTTTGGCAGAGGCAGACGCGTTCCATCTGACACATTCGACAACTCCCGCAATAACTGACGAAAGATAGAATCACGTGGTCACCCGGATGAAAACCGGTTACATCCTTCCCAACATGTTCAATGATGCCGGCACCTTCGTGACCAAGCACGACAGCGGCATCGTAATATATAGTGCCAGTAACTACCGATAGATCGGAGTGGCAGACACCGCTCGCTGCAGTCCGAACGAGAACTTCGTTTGCCTTCGGTTCGTCTAACTCAAGTTCCTCAACGACGACCGGTTGGTTATGTTCATACATAACAGCAGCACGCGTTTTCATGCGTTTCTTTCCTCTCTTTTTAACTCGGCTCGAATTTCCTGATACGGGCGAGACTCAGTTTCGGTTTTAACCGCGGCATCCATCTCTAAAATGTCCTCTAAATCCTCAAGATGTTCTATGAGAAGGCGATACTCTTTCATTGACAAAACTACCGTTGTTTTCCGCCCATTGTTATTGACAAGATATTTGGGTTTAATGTTGAGAATAAGTATTCTCCAAACGAGCAAGAAAGGTGTGGTTTCGCCTACAGTAACGATTCCAAATAACTTCTCGCCTTTCGCATCGATTCAATCGGATCAGATTCACCTTCATAAACAACCGAAAGACATCCGTTGTAGCCAACCCCTTGTAGAATCTCTAAAACACGAGGATAATCTAACCATTCCTCCACGCCGCTATCAATCTGATAAAACTTGGTGCGGACATAGATGGCGTAAGGTGCTGTTTGTTCAATGCTTGCGTAGCAGTCGTAGCCTGGGTGTGGAGAGCCTCGATGTCCACTTGCTCCGGGTGAACCGGCGTACTGCCCCGTATCCAAAATATGTGTGAAATACGGATGATCCGTTCCGTTCAAGGCACGCAGAACGGCAGTACCATCGCGTGTAACGTTGTTGTGGTTGTGATTCTGAAGTCCGACGAGGATCCCTGCTTCATGCCCGTACTCAGCAACCTCTTTGAAGGCTTCAATCATCGGTGGCCACAAAGTCTCTTCATCTTCGCAGTCCTCAGGAACGTAGGCAGCGAAGACTCGGACGAGCGGGCAGCTCATAAAAGAGGCAACGTCAATCCATTGCTTGATCAGTGCGATCTGTTCGGGGTGTTCGGCAACAGGACGTCCGAAATTGTTGCTGACACCGATGTAACCCAAGGGTAACCCTTTTCGCGCCAGATCTTTTTTCAAGTCTCGTAGGTAGTCGGCATCGGTGGATTCAAACGCGCTTGAATGCAGCTCAATGACATCAAAACCGAGATCATACACGATTTGTGCAAAAGCAGTGGCTGTCGTATTTCTCACATTCAGAGACATGGTCCCCAATTTCATCATAACGAATTCTCCTTTTTCGTCCTAATGCCGGGCGAAATCATCTATTCGAGCGTTTTCATTTCGCGAGATTGTTATTGTCGTCTCCTTGAAGTAATGCCCGCGTCTGCTGATTCAGTGCTGTGAGGAATTTCTGCAAGTTTTGCTGGAGATATTGAAGTTGATACCGGTCCTCCTCAAGACCCTGAATCCGTGCCTCAAAGGGTTCTAACTGCGTGAGTTGGTCGAGAATGTCTTGAATCAGATCTTGAGTTGCGCGGAACTGCTGCCGCTCGTCTTCCAATTGCTGGATCTTATCTGCCATTACCGCAAGCTCTTGCCGAGTCTGGTTTAACTCTTTTTGGAGGTTTTGCGTAAAAGTAATTAATTTTTCTAACGTGTTTGTTGTTTTGTAAACAGGTTGCTCGGACTGAACGGGATTTCTCTGTTGCTGAAACAGCGTATTCTTTTCTGTAGGAGCCGGTGGAGTCGTTTCATCTGATGTGGGAACAGCTGCTGCAACGGCATCTGCTGAATTTGTAGCCTCTGCCGAACTTGGAAAAATACCAATTAACTTAATGTTATACGAAAGCATCGTATAGGGTTCTTTTCGCTCGCTGTAGGTGATTTGCACTCGTATCTCTTCGTCAACCTGCAGATTGCTGAGCATACTATGAATGTTGCGAATCACTACCTCATTGTAGCCGAATGTTTCATTTTTCTTTGGGTTCAACTGTCGGAGATACCAGTAGAGTTCCAATCCATCGGTGCTCTCGCGTTCCAACCCTTCGGTCGTTAAAACATCGACGAGTTCGGGATTCTGAGGGTCCGATGCCTGATCGTTAGGTATAACAATATCCAGCGGCACTTCTCCCTGAATAGTCTTCATCCCGAGGAGCCAAGTCGTTGCTGATGTTCTACTACTGTATGCAATGAAGTCGTAAGTGATTGCCATAGTTTTCTCTTTGGATAATAGTTTTCAGTCTTCGGTCTTAACTATCAACTCGCCTCCGATATAAATGTTAAGGCACGAGTTGATGGTTAAAGTTTTCAGTGAAAGAGGTTTTGGTTTAACAAGAGAGGTCTTTACCGACATCTGACAACTGATAACTTTGACCAACAACTCGTCTACAAATATTTGTGCTAAGGCGCGAGTTGTTGGTCAAAACCATTTATGTTTGTAATCTTGACATAACCTGTGAAAGTTTTGGAATACAAGAGGTACCAACCCCTTCCACAGCGAAGGATGCCACACAGTGCGCAAAGTTCAATGCTTCCTCTACCGATCGGTTTTGATAATACTTAATTAAAAAGGCAGTTGCGAAGACATCACCGGCACCTGTCGGATCTACCTCTGTAACAGGGTATGCATCCGATTCAAGTTCTGTGCCATTTTGGAAAAGCATCGCGCCCCGCGCCCCTTGTGTTAGCACAACGATTGGGGCTAATCCGATATATTTTTCTAATTCGTCCGGGTAGGTGCGGAGGTCCTCGTCACTCAGGATTAATACGTCAATATGAGGCAAAATATCTTTCGCTGTTTCCCACCGTTTTGCTTCAACTTTGCCACTGGTATCCCATTGCCGAAGCCAACCTTGCGGTGTAGCCCCTATGAGTGTTTCATCGCTGAAACAGTGGACGATTTCAGCGGAAACCTCATCTGCAATCGGACACAAATAGGCTATATCGCTGGTACGCCATTCAGCGGGAATGTGGCTTCCTTTTAGCTGCTGTGCCCACCCTAAGATAAATTGCTGTCTATGTCCCT is a window encoding:
- a CDS encoding TIM barrel protein: MMKLGTMSLNVRNTTATAFAQIVYDLGFDVIELHSSAFESTDADYLRDLKKDLARKGLPLGYIGVSNNFGRPVAEHPEQIALIKQWIDVASFMSCPLVRVFAAYVPEDCEDEETLWPPMIEAFKEVAEYGHEAGILVGLQNHNHNNVTRDGTAVLRALNGTDHPYFTHILDTGQYAGSPGASGHRGSPHPGYDCYASIEQTAPYAIYVRTKFYQIDSGVEEWLDYPRVLEILQGVGYNGCLSVVYEGESDPIESMRKARSYLESLL
- a CDS encoding PfkB family carbohydrate kinase, with the protein product MNYNAKMNRPSSMPTTFLSIGHFCYDVSPNGYILGGSASYSTLTARNLEHHARAVTAVGANFDRQNPLLEGIKTVYHESPETTIFDNQYDAKGHRQQFILGWAQQLKGSHIPAEWRTSDIAYLCPIADEVSAEIVHCFSDETLIGATPQGWLRQWDTSGKVEAKRWETAKDILPHIDVLILSDEDLRTYPDELEKYIGLAPIVVLTQGARGAMLFQNGTELESDAYPVTEVDPTGAGDVFATAFLIKYYQNRSVEEALNFAHCVASFAVEGVGTSCIPKLSQVMSRLQT
- a CDS encoding Zn-dependent alcohol dehydrogenase, whose protein sequence is MKTRAAVMYEHNQPVVVEELELDEPKANEVLVRTAASGVCHSDLSVVTGTIYYDAAVVLGHEGAGIIEHVGKDVTGFHPGDHVILSFVSYCGSCRMCQMERVCLCQTYDVARGFQLDGTYRLYNNSGDGILQMARIATMSEYMVVPQQNLVKIDTHYSLEKAALVGCSVTTGVGAVLNTAKVEPGSTVAVIGTGGVGLNAIQGAVLAQAERIIAVDITEKKLNFAKNFGATDVVNAAEGDPVEAVRELTNGLGVDYAFEVIGNPKTIVQAYDMVRPAGSAVIVGMAHHESEFSIPAQRFVSSEKRLIGSFYGSCQPRVDMPKLLSLYEEGTLKLDELITRQYCLEQINEAFADMEAGENARGVILFN